Proteins from one Dromiciops gliroides isolate mDroGli1 chromosome 6, mDroGli1.pri, whole genome shotgun sequence genomic window:
- the LTBP3 gene encoding latent-transforming growth factor beta-binding protein 3 isoform X1 has product MSWACSAPLPLPPEMPPSGLLALLLLVGLGGGVLGGPAGERGAGGGGALARERFKVVFAPVICKRTCLKGQCRDSCQQGSNMTLIGENGHSTDTLTGSGFRVVVCPLPCMNGGQCSSRNHCLCPPDFTGRFCQVPAGSMGAGIGRSGALAGPPPPAPEGEPVASKHAIYAVQVIADPPGAGEQPPAQHAAFLVPLGPGQISAEVQAPPPLVNVRVHHPPEASVQVHRIEGLSAEGPAPPQHLLPHPKTPHPRPPTQKPLGRCFQDTLPKQACGSNPLPGLTKQEDCCGSVGTAWGQNKCHKCPQLQYTGVQKPGPIRGELGGDCPQGYKRLNSTHCQDINECAMPGMCRHGDCLNSPGSYRCVCPPGHSLGPSRTQCLAEKPEEKSLCFRLVSHDLQCQHPLTTHLTRQMCCCSVGKAWGARCQRCPADGTAAFKEICPAGKGYHILTSHQTLTIQGESDFSLILHPDGPPKSQQPPESPSQAPLQEELEEKGVTTDSMDSEERPAQQGQSPVTTLPPVRPYPELISRPTPPAMRRVPPDLLPSRSAVEIAPTQVTETDECRVNRNICGHGECVPGPSGYSCQCYPGYRPHPQQLYCVDVNECETEPCGVGKGVCMNTGGSYNCHCNRGYRLHVTQSGRSCVDLNECVKPHLCGDGGFCINFPGNYKCSCYPGYRTKPSRQPLCEDIDECRDPGSCPDSKCENKPGSFKCIACQPGYRSQGGGACRDVDECAEGSPCQPGWCENLPGSFRCTCAQGYAPAPDARSCLDVDECEAGNVCENGVCTNTPGSFQCQCLTGYHLSRDRSRCEDIDECDFPAACIGGDCSNTNGSYRCLCPPGHRLVGGRKCQDIDECSQDPGLCLPHGACENVHGSYVCVCDEGFTPTHDQHGCEEAEQPHNKKECYLNFDDTIFCDSVLATNVTQQECCCSLGAGWGDHCEIYPCPVYSSAEFHSLCPDGKGYIQETNIINYGIPAHRDIDECTLFGEEICKEGKCVNTQPGYECYCKQGFYYDGNLLECVDVDECLDESKCRNGVCENTRGGYRCSCTPPAEYNPAQRQCLIPEEMDMDECQDPGACQHGRCINVPGSFRCECHLPWVPGPTGRDCQLLESPADRPQDRRDVCWGQRGDDGMCAGPLTGPLLLYEECCCRQGRGWGAQCRPCPPRGPGLQCPNSQSESNSFWDVSPLFLGKPHREEDSSEEDSDECRCVSGRCVARPGGAVCECPGGFLLDASRTRCVDIDECRELNQRGLLCKSERCVNTSGSYRCACKAGFVRIRPHGACVPQRRR; this is encoded by the exons ATGTCCTGGGCCTGCAGTGcccccctccctctgcctcctgaAATGCCCCCCTCCGGGCTGTTGGCTCTCTTGCTGCTGGTGGGCCTGGGCGGAGGGGTTCTGGGGGGCCCGGCAGGGGAGCGGGGTGCTGGGGGCGGAGGGGCACTGGCCCGAGAGCGCTTCAAGGTGGTCTTTGCCCCGGTCATCTGCAAGAGAACGTGTCTGAAGGGTCAGTGCCGAGACAGCTGCCAGCAGGGCAGCAACATGACCCTGATCGGGGAGAATGGGCACAGCACCGATACGCTCACCGGCTCCGGCTTCCGAGTGG TGGTATGCCCCCTGCCCTGTATGAATGGAGGTCAGTGTTCATCCCGAAATCACTGTCTCTGCCCCCCGGACTTCACCGGCCGATTCTGCCAGGTGCCAGCAGGCAGCATGGGAGCAGGCATAGGTCGAAGTGGGGCTCTGGCtggccccccaccccctgcccctgaGGGGGAGCCGGTGGCCAgcaagcatgccatctatgcaGTCCAGGTGATCGCAGACCCCCCTGGTGCAGGGGAGCAGCCTCCGGCCCAGCATGCCGCCTTCCTGGTGCCCCTGGGGCCCGGCCAGATCTCAGCCGAAG TGCAGGCACCACCCCCTTTGGTGAATGTGAGAGTTCATCATCCCCCAGAGGCCTCTGTCCAGGTTCATCGCATTGAAGGGCTGAGCGCTGAGGGCCCTGCACCCCCCCAgcacctcctcccccaccccaagacccCCCACCCTCGGCCTCCCACTCAGAAGCCCCTGGGCCGCTGTTTCCAGGATACGCTACCCAAGCAGGCT TGTGGCAGTAACCCCCTTCCAGGGCTGACCAAGCAAGAGGACTGCTGTGGGAGTGTCGGCACCGCCTGGGGTCAAAACAAATGTCACAAGTGTCCCCAGCTGCAGT ACACCGGTGTGCAGAAGCCAGGGCCCATACGTGGGGAGCTGGGAGGTGACTGCCCCCAGGGTTACAAGAGGCTGAACAGCACCCACTGCCAAG ACATCAATGAGTGTGCCATGCCAGGCATGTGCCGTCATGGAGACTGTCTCAACAGTCCAGGCTCCTACCGCTGTGTCTGTCCCCCTGGCCACAGTCTCGGCCCCTCTAGAACCCAGTGCCTGG CGGAGAAGCCAGAGGAGAAGAGTCTCTGTTTCCGCCTGGTCAGCCACGACCTACAGTGCCAGCACCCGCTCACCACCCACTTAACCCGTCAGATGTGCTGCTGCAGCGTGGGCAAGGCCTGGGGGGCACGCTGCCAGCGCTGCCCTGCTGATGGCACTG CTGCTTTCAAAGAGATTTGCCCAGCGGGGAAAGGTTACCACATCCTGACCTCCCACCAGACACTCACCATCCAGGGAGAGAGTGACTTCTCTCTGATCCTGCACCCAGATGGGCCCCCCAAATCCCAGCAGCCCCCAGAGAGCCCCAGCCAGGCCCCCCTGCAGGAGGAGCTGGAGGAGAAGG GGGTGACCACGGACTCT ATGGACTCCGAGGAGCGCCCAGCTCAACAGGGCCAATCCCCTGTCACCACGCTACCGCCAGTGCGCCCTTACCCAG AGCTGATTTCTCGCCCCACCCCGCCTGCGATGCGCAGAGTCCCTCCGGATCTGCTCCCATCCAGGAGCGCTGTGGAAATCGCCCCAACCCAGGTCACAG AAACTGACGAGTGCCGGGTGAACCGCAACATTTGCGGGCACGGGGAATGCGTCCCCGGCCCCTCTGGCTACTCTTGCCAGTGCTATCCAGGCTACCGGCCCCATCCACAGCAGCTGTACTGCGTCG ATGTGAACGAATGTGAGACTGAACCCTGCGGGGTCGGGAAGGGCGTCTGCATGAACACGGGGGGCTCCTACAACTGTCACTGCAACCGGGGCTACCGGCTGCACGTCACCCAAAGCGGCCGCTCCTGCGTGG ACCTCAACGAGTGCGTGAAGCCCCACCTGTGCGGGGACGGCGGCTTCTGCATCAACTTCCCGGGGAACTATAAGTGCAGCTGCTATCCCGGCTACCGGACCAAGCCGTCCCGGCAACCACTGTGCGAAG ACATCGATGAGTGCCGGGACCCCGGCTCCTGCCCGGACAGCAAATGCGAGAACAAACCGGGCAGTTTCAAGTGCATCGCGTGCCAACCTGGATACCGGAGCCAAGGGGGAGGAGCCTGCCGGG ATGTGGACGAGTGTGCTGAGGGCAGCCCCTGCCAACCGGGCTGGTGCGAGAACCTCCCAGGCTCGTTCCGCTGCACGTGCGCCCAGGGCTATGCGCCCGCCCCAGACGCCCGCAGTTGCCTGG ATGTGGATGAGTGCGAGGCTGGGAACGTGTGCGAGAATGGTGTCTGCACCAACACTCCAGGCTCATTCCAGTGCCAGTGTCTCACGGGCTACCACCTCTCCCGGGACCGGAGCCGCTGCGAGG ACATTGATGAGTGTGACTTCCCAGCAGCCTGCATTGGAGGTGACTGCAGCAACACCAATGGCTCCTACCGATGCCTCTGTCCCCCAGGCCATCGGCTGGTGGGTGGCAGGAAGTGCCAAG ACATAGACGAGTGTAGCCAGGATCCAGGACTGTGTCTCCCCCATGGAGCCTGTGAGAATGTGCACGGCTCTTACGTGTGTGTCTGTGATGAGGGCTTCACCCCGACCCACGACCAGCACGGCTGTGAGG AGGCCGAGCAGCCCCACAACAAGAAGGAATGCTACCTAAACTTCGATGACACCATCTTCTGTGACAGCGTCCTGGCCACCAATGTCACCCAGCAGGAGTGCTGCTGCTCACTGGGCGCCGGCTGGGGGGACCATTGCGAGATCTACCCCTGCCCTGTCTACAGCTCAG CTGAATTTCATAGTCTCTGTCCAGATGGAAAAGGTTATATCCAAGAGACCAACATAATCAACTATGGCATCCCAGCTCATCGGG ACATTGACGAGTGTACGCTCTTTGGAGAGGAGATCTGTAAGGAGGGCAAGTGTGTCAACACGCAGCCAGGCTACGAGTGTTACTGCAAGCAAGGGTTCTACTATGACGGGAACCTGCTGGAGTGTGTGG ACGTCGACGAGTGTCTAGATGAGTCCAAGTGCCGGAATGGCGTGTGTGAGAACACTCGAGGTGGCTACCGCTGCTCTTGTACTCCTCCCGCTGAGTACAACCCAGCCCAGCGCCAGTGTCTGATCCCCGAAGAAATGG ACATGGACGAGTGCCAAGATCCAGGGGCCTGCCAGCACGGACGATGCATTAACGTGCCTGGCTCTTTTCGCTGTGAGTGTCACCTGCCCTGGGTGCCAGGGCCCACTGGACGGGACTGTCAGCTCTTGGAGAGCCCAGCAG ACAGGCCCCAGGACCGGAGAGATGTGTGCTGGGGCCAGCGAGGGGATGATGGCATGTGTGCAGGGCCCCTGACCGGCCCTCTCCTGCTCTATGAGGAATGTTGCTGCCGCCAGGGCCGAGGCTGGGGGGCCCAGTGTCGCCCCTGCCCACCCCGGGGGCCAG GACTTCAGTGCCCGAACTCCCAGAGCGAAAGTAACTCTTTTTGGGACGTGAGCCCCCTGTTCCTGGGGAAGCCCCACCGAG AAGAGGACAGCTCCGAGGAGGACTCGGACGAGTGCCGCTGCGTGAGCGGCCGCTGCGTGGCCCGCCCGGGGGGCGCGGTGTGCGAGTGTCCCGGCGGCTTCCTGCTGGACGCGTCCCGCACGCGCTGCGTGG ATATTGACGAGTGCCGAGAGCTGAATCAGCGGGGGTTGCTGTGCAAGAGCGAGCGCTGCGTCAACACAAGCGGCTCCTACCGCTGCGCCTGCAAGGCCGGCTTCGTGCGAATCAGGCCGCACGGGGCGTGCGTGCCCCAGCGCCGCCGCTGA
- the LTBP3 gene encoding latent-transforming growth factor beta-binding protein 3 isoform X2, which yields MSWACSAPLPLPPEMPPSGLLALLLLVGLGGGVLGGPAGERGAGGGGALARERFKVVFAPVICKRTCLKGQCRDSCQQGSNMTLIGENGHSTDTLTGSGFRVVVCPLPCMNGGQCSSRNHCLCPPDFTGRFCQVPAGSMGAGIGRSGALAGPPPPAPEGEPVASKHAIYAVQVIADPPGAGEQPPAQHAAFLVPLGPGQISAEVQAPPPLVNVRVHHPPEASVQVHRIEGLSAEGPAPPQHLLPHPKTPHPRPPTQKPLGRCFQDTLPKQACGSNPLPGLTKQEDCCGSVGTAWGQNKCHKCPQLQYTGVQKPGPIRGELGGDCPQGYKRLNSTHCQDINECAMPGMCRHGDCLNSPGSYRCVCPPGHSLGPSRTQCLAEKPEEKSLCFRLVSHDLQCQHPLTTHLTRQMCCCSVGKAWGARCQRCPADGTAAFKEICPAGKGYHILTSHQTLTIQGESDFSLILHPDGPPKSQQPPESPSQAPLQEELEEKGVTTDSMDSEERPAQQGQSPVTTLPPVRPYPELISRPTPPAMRRVPPDLLPSRSAVEIAPTQVTETDECRVNRNICGHGECVPGPSGYSCQCYPGYRPHPQQLYCVDVNECETEPCGVGKGVCMNTGGSYNCHCNRGYRLHVTQSGRSCVDLNECVKPHLCGDGGFCINFPGNYKCSCYPGYRTKPSRQPLCEDIDECRDPGSCPDSKCENKPGSFKCIACQPGYRSQGGGACRDVDECAEGSPCQPGWCENLPGSFRCTCAQGYAPAPDARSCLDVDECEAGNVCENGVCTNTPGSFQCQCLTGYHLSRDRSRCEDIDECDFPAACIGGDCSNTNGSYRCLCPPGHRLVGGRKCQDIDECSQDPGLCLPHGACENVHGSYVCVCDEGFTPTHDQHGCEEAEQPHNKKECYLNFDDTIFCDSVLATNVTQQECCCSLGAGWGDHCEIYPCPVYSSAEFHSLCPDGKGYIQETNIINYGIPAHRDIDECTLFGEEICKEGKCVNTQPGYECYCKQGFYYDGNLLECVDVDECLDESKCRNGVCENTRGGYRCSCTPPAEYNPAQRQCLIPEEMDRPQDRRDVCWGQRGDDGMCAGPLTGPLLLYEECCCRQGRGWGAQCRPCPPRGPGLQCPNSQSESNSFWDVSPLFLGKPHREEDSSEEDSDECRCVSGRCVARPGGAVCECPGGFLLDASRTRCVDIDECRELNQRGLLCKSERCVNTSGSYRCACKAGFVRIRPHGACVPQRRR from the exons ATGTCCTGGGCCTGCAGTGcccccctccctctgcctcctgaAATGCCCCCCTCCGGGCTGTTGGCTCTCTTGCTGCTGGTGGGCCTGGGCGGAGGGGTTCTGGGGGGCCCGGCAGGGGAGCGGGGTGCTGGGGGCGGAGGGGCACTGGCCCGAGAGCGCTTCAAGGTGGTCTTTGCCCCGGTCATCTGCAAGAGAACGTGTCTGAAGGGTCAGTGCCGAGACAGCTGCCAGCAGGGCAGCAACATGACCCTGATCGGGGAGAATGGGCACAGCACCGATACGCTCACCGGCTCCGGCTTCCGAGTGG TGGTATGCCCCCTGCCCTGTATGAATGGAGGTCAGTGTTCATCCCGAAATCACTGTCTCTGCCCCCCGGACTTCACCGGCCGATTCTGCCAGGTGCCAGCAGGCAGCATGGGAGCAGGCATAGGTCGAAGTGGGGCTCTGGCtggccccccaccccctgcccctgaGGGGGAGCCGGTGGCCAgcaagcatgccatctatgcaGTCCAGGTGATCGCAGACCCCCCTGGTGCAGGGGAGCAGCCTCCGGCCCAGCATGCCGCCTTCCTGGTGCCCCTGGGGCCCGGCCAGATCTCAGCCGAAG TGCAGGCACCACCCCCTTTGGTGAATGTGAGAGTTCATCATCCCCCAGAGGCCTCTGTCCAGGTTCATCGCATTGAAGGGCTGAGCGCTGAGGGCCCTGCACCCCCCCAgcacctcctcccccaccccaagacccCCCACCCTCGGCCTCCCACTCAGAAGCCCCTGGGCCGCTGTTTCCAGGATACGCTACCCAAGCAGGCT TGTGGCAGTAACCCCCTTCCAGGGCTGACCAAGCAAGAGGACTGCTGTGGGAGTGTCGGCACCGCCTGGGGTCAAAACAAATGTCACAAGTGTCCCCAGCTGCAGT ACACCGGTGTGCAGAAGCCAGGGCCCATACGTGGGGAGCTGGGAGGTGACTGCCCCCAGGGTTACAAGAGGCTGAACAGCACCCACTGCCAAG ACATCAATGAGTGTGCCATGCCAGGCATGTGCCGTCATGGAGACTGTCTCAACAGTCCAGGCTCCTACCGCTGTGTCTGTCCCCCTGGCCACAGTCTCGGCCCCTCTAGAACCCAGTGCCTGG CGGAGAAGCCAGAGGAGAAGAGTCTCTGTTTCCGCCTGGTCAGCCACGACCTACAGTGCCAGCACCCGCTCACCACCCACTTAACCCGTCAGATGTGCTGCTGCAGCGTGGGCAAGGCCTGGGGGGCACGCTGCCAGCGCTGCCCTGCTGATGGCACTG CTGCTTTCAAAGAGATTTGCCCAGCGGGGAAAGGTTACCACATCCTGACCTCCCACCAGACACTCACCATCCAGGGAGAGAGTGACTTCTCTCTGATCCTGCACCCAGATGGGCCCCCCAAATCCCAGCAGCCCCCAGAGAGCCCCAGCCAGGCCCCCCTGCAGGAGGAGCTGGAGGAGAAGG GGGTGACCACGGACTCT ATGGACTCCGAGGAGCGCCCAGCTCAACAGGGCCAATCCCCTGTCACCACGCTACCGCCAGTGCGCCCTTACCCAG AGCTGATTTCTCGCCCCACCCCGCCTGCGATGCGCAGAGTCCCTCCGGATCTGCTCCCATCCAGGAGCGCTGTGGAAATCGCCCCAACCCAGGTCACAG AAACTGACGAGTGCCGGGTGAACCGCAACATTTGCGGGCACGGGGAATGCGTCCCCGGCCCCTCTGGCTACTCTTGCCAGTGCTATCCAGGCTACCGGCCCCATCCACAGCAGCTGTACTGCGTCG ATGTGAACGAATGTGAGACTGAACCCTGCGGGGTCGGGAAGGGCGTCTGCATGAACACGGGGGGCTCCTACAACTGTCACTGCAACCGGGGCTACCGGCTGCACGTCACCCAAAGCGGCCGCTCCTGCGTGG ACCTCAACGAGTGCGTGAAGCCCCACCTGTGCGGGGACGGCGGCTTCTGCATCAACTTCCCGGGGAACTATAAGTGCAGCTGCTATCCCGGCTACCGGACCAAGCCGTCCCGGCAACCACTGTGCGAAG ACATCGATGAGTGCCGGGACCCCGGCTCCTGCCCGGACAGCAAATGCGAGAACAAACCGGGCAGTTTCAAGTGCATCGCGTGCCAACCTGGATACCGGAGCCAAGGGGGAGGAGCCTGCCGGG ATGTGGACGAGTGTGCTGAGGGCAGCCCCTGCCAACCGGGCTGGTGCGAGAACCTCCCAGGCTCGTTCCGCTGCACGTGCGCCCAGGGCTATGCGCCCGCCCCAGACGCCCGCAGTTGCCTGG ATGTGGATGAGTGCGAGGCTGGGAACGTGTGCGAGAATGGTGTCTGCACCAACACTCCAGGCTCATTCCAGTGCCAGTGTCTCACGGGCTACCACCTCTCCCGGGACCGGAGCCGCTGCGAGG ACATTGATGAGTGTGACTTCCCAGCAGCCTGCATTGGAGGTGACTGCAGCAACACCAATGGCTCCTACCGATGCCTCTGTCCCCCAGGCCATCGGCTGGTGGGTGGCAGGAAGTGCCAAG ACATAGACGAGTGTAGCCAGGATCCAGGACTGTGTCTCCCCCATGGAGCCTGTGAGAATGTGCACGGCTCTTACGTGTGTGTCTGTGATGAGGGCTTCACCCCGACCCACGACCAGCACGGCTGTGAGG AGGCCGAGCAGCCCCACAACAAGAAGGAATGCTACCTAAACTTCGATGACACCATCTTCTGTGACAGCGTCCTGGCCACCAATGTCACCCAGCAGGAGTGCTGCTGCTCACTGGGCGCCGGCTGGGGGGACCATTGCGAGATCTACCCCTGCCCTGTCTACAGCTCAG CTGAATTTCATAGTCTCTGTCCAGATGGAAAAGGTTATATCCAAGAGACCAACATAATCAACTATGGCATCCCAGCTCATCGGG ACATTGACGAGTGTACGCTCTTTGGAGAGGAGATCTGTAAGGAGGGCAAGTGTGTCAACACGCAGCCAGGCTACGAGTGTTACTGCAAGCAAGGGTTCTACTATGACGGGAACCTGCTGGAGTGTGTGG ACGTCGACGAGTGTCTAGATGAGTCCAAGTGCCGGAATGGCGTGTGTGAGAACACTCGAGGTGGCTACCGCTGCTCTTGTACTCCTCCCGCTGAGTACAACCCAGCCCAGCGCCAGTGTCTGATCCCCGAAGAAATGG ACAGGCCCCAGGACCGGAGAGATGTGTGCTGGGGCCAGCGAGGGGATGATGGCATGTGTGCAGGGCCCCTGACCGGCCCTCTCCTGCTCTATGAGGAATGTTGCTGCCGCCAGGGCCGAGGCTGGGGGGCCCAGTGTCGCCCCTGCCCACCCCGGGGGCCAG GACTTCAGTGCCCGAACTCCCAGAGCGAAAGTAACTCTTTTTGGGACGTGAGCCCCCTGTTCCTGGGGAAGCCCCACCGAG AAGAGGACAGCTCCGAGGAGGACTCGGACGAGTGCCGCTGCGTGAGCGGCCGCTGCGTGGCCCGCCCGGGGGGCGCGGTGTGCGAGTGTCCCGGCGGCTTCCTGCTGGACGCGTCCCGCACGCGCTGCGTGG ATATTGACGAGTGCCGAGAGCTGAATCAGCGGGGGTTGCTGTGCAAGAGCGAGCGCTGCGTCAACACAAGCGGCTCCTACCGCTGCGCCTGCAAGGCCGGCTTCGTGCGAATCAGGCCGCACGGGGCGTGCGTGCCCCAGCGCCGCCGCTGA